One segment of Stappia sp. 28M-7 DNA contains the following:
- the otnK gene encoding 3-oxo-tetronate kinase: MLLGCIGDDFTGSSDLANTLVKGGMAVTQYCGLPDGPAAPGVEAGVVALKTRSVPVAEAVEQSLAALDWLLAQGCRQIFFKYCSTFDSTPQGNIGPVIDALMDRLGAKTAIVCPAFPGTGRTLYQGHLFVGDRLLSESGMQDHPLTPMTDPDIRRWLSLQTPRKVGHVAHADVAKGAEGIAAGLARELAAGAGPVVVDAIADADLHAIGAAAEGLVLITGGSGVALGLPENFRRAGELAGGSDSFAGVDGPGVVLSGSCSRATRAQVARYKANHPSLEVTADDVMSGKTTVATLHAFVLENQDAAPLVYSSADPEEVRRAQGVYGTETLAGAIETLFADLAGELARSGIRRIVSAGGETSGAVVRGLGCEALRIGPEIDPGVPALRVEGAELVLALKSGNFGGEDFFERALAILSEKGAA; this comes from the coding sequence ATGCTGCTCGGCTGCATCGGCGACGACTTCACCGGCTCCTCTGACCTTGCCAACACGCTGGTCAAGGGCGGCATGGCGGTCACCCAGTATTGCGGCCTGCCGGACGGCCCGGCCGCGCCCGGCGTCGAGGCCGGCGTCGTTGCGCTGAAGACCCGCAGCGTTCCGGTGGCCGAGGCGGTGGAGCAGTCGCTGGCAGCGCTCGACTGGTTGCTGGCGCAGGGCTGCCGGCAGATCTTCTTCAAATACTGCTCGACATTCGATTCGACGCCGCAAGGCAATATCGGCCCGGTGATCGACGCGCTGATGGACCGGCTCGGCGCGAAGACCGCCATCGTCTGCCCGGCCTTTCCCGGCACAGGCCGCACGCTCTACCAGGGTCATCTCTTCGTCGGCGACCGGCTGCTCAGCGAGTCCGGCATGCAGGATCACCCGCTGACGCCGATGACCGATCCGGACATCCGCCGCTGGCTCTCCCTGCAGACGCCGCGCAAGGTCGGCCATGTCGCCCATGCCGACGTCGCCAAGGGGGCGGAAGGCATCGCCGCGGGCCTGGCCCGCGAGCTTGCGGCCGGTGCCGGCCCGGTGGTCGTCGATGCGATCGCGGATGCGGATCTTCACGCCATCGGCGCAGCTGCGGAAGGGCTGGTGCTGATCACCGGCGGCTCCGGCGTTGCGCTCGGCCTGCCGGAGAACTTCCGCCGTGCGGGAGAGCTTGCCGGTGGCAGCGACAGCTTTGCCGGGGTCGACGGTCCTGGCGTCGTGCTGTCGGGCTCCTGCTCGCGCGCGACCCGCGCGCAGGTGGCGCGCTACAAGGCGAACCATCCTTCGCTGGAAGTGACGGCCGACGATGTCATGTCCGGCAAGACCACCGTCGCGACCTTGCACGCGTTCGTGCTGGAGAACCAGGACGCGGCGCCGCTCGTCTATTCCTCGGCCGATCCGGAGGAGGTGCGGCGCGCCCAGGGCGTCTATGGAACGGAGACGCTGGCGGGCGCCATCGAAACCCTGTTCGCCGATCTTGCCGGCGAACTCGCGCGCTCCGGCATCCGCCGCATCGTGTCGGCCGGCGGCGAGACCTCGGGCGCGGTGGTGCGCGGCCTCGGCTGCGAGGCGCTGCGCATCGGGCCGGAAATCGATCCCGGGGTGCCGGCCCTGCGCGTTGAAGGGGCAGAGCTGGTTCTGGCGCTGAAGTCCGGTAATTTCGGCGGCGAGGACTTCTTCGAGCGCGCGCTGGCGATCCTGTCCGAAAAGGGTGCTGCATGA
- a CDS encoding aldolase — protein sequence MSEEARLRELLCTLARSMFDRGLTGGASGNVSLRLPDGGLLVTPTGTSLGRLDPGRLSRFDAQGRHVDGDAPTKEMPLHSAFYETRGAKAGAIVHLHSSHSVALSMLPEVDPDNVLPPLTPYSIMRLGKVKLLPFFRPGDAAMGEAIRGLAGRRSAVLLANHGPVVAAKDLEAAVYAMEELEETARLALLLRGMNPRLLSEGEIRSIVDHFDVEWD from the coding sequence ATGAGCGAGGAAGCGCGGCTTCGCGAGCTTCTGTGCACGCTCGCCCGCTCCATGTTCGACCGCGGCCTGACGGGCGGGGCCTCGGGAAACGTCTCGCTGCGCCTGCCTGACGGCGGGTTGCTGGTCACGCCCACCGGCACCTCGCTCGGCCGCCTCGATCCCGGCCGCCTGTCGCGCTTCGATGCGCAGGGCCGGCATGTCGACGGCGATGCTCCGACCAAGGAAATGCCGCTGCATTCGGCGTTCTACGAGACGCGCGGTGCCAAGGCCGGGGCCATTGTCCACCTGCATTCCAGCCATTCGGTCGCCCTGTCGATGCTGCCGGAGGTGGACCCGGACAATGTGCTGCCGCCGCTCACGCCCTATTCGATCATGCGGCTTGGCAAGGTAAAGCTGCTGCCCTTCTTCCGCCCGGGCGATGCTGCCATGGGCGAGGCGATCCGCGGGCTTGCCGGTCGCCGCAGCGCCGTGCTGCTGGCCAATCACGGCCCGGTGGTGGCGGCGAAGGACCTTGAGGCGGCGGTCTACGCCATGGAGGAGCTGGAGGAGACCGCCCGTCTGGCACTCTTGCTGCGCGGGATGAACCCGCGTCTCCTGAGCGAGGGCGAGATCCGCTCGATTGTCGATCACTTCGATGTGGAATGGGACTGA
- a CDS encoding hydroxypyruvate isomerase family protein gives MTVNKTSLPLSANLGFLWTDLALPQAVHAAAAAGFGAVELHWPYEVPAAELAAALKETGLPVLGLNTVRGDVAKGEFGLAALAGREDEALAAFTQALDYAAVIGAGNIHVMAGKTDGEAARRTFVANLCRFRDLAAPKGVGLLVEPINTRDVPGYFLSDCESAASIISDCGGEGIRIMYDCYHMQIMRGDLLRQAERWMDVIGHIQFAAVPDRGEPGRGEVDYNWLLPALRDAGYRGHFGAEYRPRGTTGEGLGWMKAFVSA, from the coding sequence ATGACCGTGAACAAGACCTCCCTGCCGCTTTCGGCCAATCTCGGCTTCCTGTGGACCGATCTGGCGCTCCCGCAAGCGGTGCATGCGGCCGCTGCTGCCGGCTTCGGCGCGGTCGAGTTGCACTGGCCCTACGAGGTGCCGGCAGCCGAGCTCGCCGCCGCCCTCAAGGAGACCGGCTTGCCGGTGCTCGGGCTCAACACCGTGCGCGGCGATGTGGCGAAGGGCGAGTTCGGGCTTGCGGCCCTTGCCGGGCGCGAGGATGAGGCGCTCGCCGCCTTCACGCAGGCGCTCGACTACGCGGCGGTTATTGGCGCGGGCAACATCCATGTCATGGCCGGAAAGACGGACGGGGAGGCCGCGCGCCGCACCTTCGTCGCCAACCTGTGCCGCTTCCGCGATCTGGCCGCGCCCAAGGGGGTTGGCCTGCTGGTGGAGCCGATCAACACCCGCGACGTGCCCGGCTACTTCCTGTCGGACTGCGAGAGCGCCGCTTCGATCATTTCGGACTGCGGCGGCGAGGGCATCCGCATCATGTACGACTGCTACCACATGCAGATCATGCGCGGCGACCTGCTGCGCCAGGCCGAGCGCTGGATGGACGTGATCGGCCATATCCAGTTCGCCGCCGTGCCGGACCGGGGCGAGCCCGGCCGGGGCGAGGTCGACTACAACTGGCTGCTGCCGGCCCTGCGCGATGCCGGCTATCGGGGCCATTTCGGCGCGGAATACCGGCCGCGCGGCACGACCGGTGAGGGTCTTGGCTGGATGAAGGCGTTTGTGAGCGCCTGA
- a CDS encoding GNAT family N-acetyltransferase produces the protein MTEQTLRALAPDELPLLIDWAAGEGWNPGLDDAPAFHAADPGGFLGLFLGTEMAAGISAVSYGPDFGFIGLYICRPDLRGQGLGRRVWDAGMARLGERCIGLDGVPAQEDNYRSMGFAVAYRTLRFSGQAPEAAPPAGTRIAPADPGVAAYDAAVFPAPREAFLSAWISGPRVARMAIRDGRVVGYGAARKCLQGWKVGPLFADTLADGTALLAALGAATGSEELHLDVPDTGHGFGRWLEQAGFTQGFATARMYRNGVPPGDASRVLATTTLELG, from the coding sequence ATGACCGAACAGACACTGCGCGCGCTTGCCCCCGATGAACTGCCCCTCCTGATCGACTGGGCCGCCGGCGAGGGCTGGAACCCCGGCCTCGACGATGCACCGGCCTTCCATGCAGCCGATCCCGGCGGCTTTCTGGGGCTCTTCCTCGGCACCGAAATGGCAGCGGGGATTTCCGCCGTCTCCTATGGGCCGGACTTCGGCTTCATCGGGCTCTACATCTGCCGGCCGGACCTGCGCGGCCAAGGGCTGGGGCGCCGGGTCTGGGATGCCGGCATGGCAAGGCTCGGCGAGCGCTGCATCGGCCTCGACGGCGTGCCGGCTCAGGAAGACAACTACCGCAGCATGGGCTTTGCCGTCGCCTATCGCACCTTGCGCTTTTCGGGACAGGCGCCGGAGGCCGCACCGCCGGCCGGCACACGCATCGCCCCGGCCGATCCCGGCGTTGCCGCCTATGACGCGGCTGTCTTCCCGGCCCCACGCGAGGCCTTCCTTTCGGCCTGGATTTCGGGCCCGCGCGTCGCGCGCATGGCGATCAGGGATGGGCGCGTCGTCGGCTATGGCGCGGCGCGAAAATGCCTTCAAGGGTGGAAGGTCGGGCCGCTCTTCGCCGACACGCTGGCGGACGGGACGGCTCTTCTTGCCGCCCTCGGCGCAGCGACCGGCAGCGAGGAGCTGCATCTCGACGTGCCCGACACGGGGCACGGCTTCGGTAGGTGGCTGGAGCAGGCCGGCTTCACGCAAGGGTTCGCCACCGCGCGCATGTACCGCAACGGCGTACCGCCGGGCGATGCGTCCCGCGTGCTGGCGACGACGACGCTGGAGCTCGGCTGA
- a CDS encoding aspartate/glutamate racemase family protein has product MDLLIVNPNSTASMTRTIEAAAKAVAAPGTRIIAATSQAGPASIEGYYDEALSVPGLLAEIREGERAGARAAVIACFDDTGLDAARAMARIPVLGICEAALSLAAFVARRFTVVTTAEAARVPVEDLVARYGMAGRAKVRAAGMSVLSLEDPASGSGELLRAEIRAALTQDHAEAIVLGCAGMADLARRLSEEFGVPVIDGVSAAVKQAEALASLGLFTSKRGAYAAPSPKRYSGAMASFAPMPAGTE; this is encoded by the coding sequence ATGGACCTCCTGATCGTCAACCCGAACAGCACCGCATCGATGACCCGCACCATCGAGGCCGCAGCCAAGGCCGTCGCGGCTCCTGGTACGCGGATCATCGCCGCTACTTCGCAGGCAGGCCCCGCCTCCATCGAGGGCTATTACGACGAGGCGCTCTCCGTGCCAGGGCTGCTCGCCGAAATCCGCGAGGGCGAACGGGCCGGCGCCCGGGCCGCGGTGATCGCCTGCTTCGACGATACCGGGCTCGATGCGGCGCGGGCGATGGCACGCATTCCCGTGCTCGGCATCTGCGAGGCGGCGCTGTCGCTCGCCGCCTTCGTCGCCCGCCGCTTCACCGTGGTGACGACGGCCGAGGCCGCGCGCGTGCCGGTCGAGGATCTGGTCGCGCGCTACGGCATGGCGGGACGGGCGAAAGTGCGCGCCGCCGGCATGTCAGTGTTGTCGCTGGAGGACCCGGCATCGGGTTCCGGCGAGCTGCTGCGGGCAGAGATCCGCGCGGCGCTGACACAAGACCATGCGGAGGCGATCGTCCTCGGCTGCGCAGGCATGGCCGACCTTGCGCGCCGCCTGTCCGAGGAGTTCGGCGTTCCGGTAATCGACGGAGTGAGTGCCGCGGTGAAACAGGCGGAGGCGCTTGCCTCGCTCGGGCTGTTCACCTCCAAGCGAGGCGCCTATGCTGCCCCCTCGCCGAAGCGCTACAGCGGCGCCATGGCCTCCTTCGCTCCGATGCCGGCAGGGACCGAATGA
- a CDS encoding ABC transporter permease has translation MSETRGLEFWILALFFALFVVFLYGPLSAIVILSFQGPDGGLTFPLNGTSLHWFRNLTERQAVGDFGGSFRRSLALGIGVMLVTVVVSLLAGLAFRRRFFGATPLFYLSVASLVVPSIIVSLGIGVMYHQVGLRPAWYSSAFGAHLTWTLPFGVLIMFAVFNRFSPAYEEAARDLGASAWQTFLHVLLPMIAPMLVGVGLFGFTLSYDEFARSLMTSGTYNTLPLEIYGMTTNVTTPVLYALGTVTTLFSFLVIVATLGAILWLGRRRARGQGTA, from the coding sequence ATGAGCGAGACCCGCGGCCTCGAGTTCTGGATCCTGGCGCTGTTCTTCGCGCTGTTCGTGGTGTTCCTCTACGGGCCGCTGTCGGCCATCGTCATCCTGTCCTTCCAGGGACCGGACGGCGGGCTGACCTTCCCGCTCAACGGCACCTCGCTGCACTGGTTCCGCAACCTGACGGAGCGCCAGGCGGTCGGCGATTTCGGCGGCAGCTTCCGCCGCTCGCTGGCGCTGGGTATCGGCGTCATGCTGGTCACCGTCGTGGTGTCGCTGCTGGCCGGCCTTGCGTTCCGCCGCCGCTTCTTCGGCGCAACGCCGCTGTTCTACCTCTCGGTTGCCAGCCTGGTGGTGCCCTCGATCATCGTCTCGCTCGGCATCGGCGTGATGTATCATCAGGTGGGCCTGCGCCCGGCCTGGTACAGCTCCGCCTTCGGCGCGCACCTGACCTGGACCCTGCCCTTCGGCGTGCTGATCATGTTCGCCGTGTTCAACCGCTTCTCGCCCGCCTACGAGGAAGCCGCGCGGGACCTTGGCGCAAGCGCCTGGCAAACCTTCCTGCACGTGCTGCTGCCGATGATCGCGCCGATGCTGGTCGGCGTCGGCCTGTTCGGCTTCACCCTGTCCTATGACGAGTTCGCCCGCTCGCTGATGACCTCGGGCACCTACAACACCCTGCCGCTGGAGATCTACGGCATGACCACCAACGTCACGACGCCGGTGCTCTACGCGCTCGGCACCGTGACGACGCTGTTCTCCTTCCTCGTCATCGTGGCAACGCTCGGTGCCATCCTCTGGCTCGGCCGCCGCCGCGCCCGCGGCCAGGGCACCGCGTGA
- a CDS encoding ABC transporter permease: MSEPDGTPPARRLARFGKAAAAYLQAAPLALILGAFLLAPLAMIVAVSFWDYDFARLYPDFVLTNYIETLGSAVTWRTYLNTFKYAAMVWALTLFIGFWVAYFLAFHVRSQTMQMVLFLVCTVPFLTSNIIRMISWIPVLGRNGLVNTALVDLGIVPAPVEWLLYSDFAVVLAMVHLYTLFMVTPIFNTLMRIDRSLIEAAHDAGASSLQVLTNVILPLAKPGMAIGTIFVVTLVMADFITVQVMSGGQSASVALMMRNQMSLLQYPAAAANAVVLLAIVLLLVAAILRVVDIRKEL, encoded by the coding sequence ATGAGCGAACCGGACGGGACGCCGCCCGCCCGCCGTCTCGCCCGCTTCGGCAAGGCTGCCGCCGCCTATCTGCAGGCGGCCCCGCTGGCGCTGATCCTCGGCGCCTTTCTGCTGGCGCCGCTGGCGATGATCGTCGCGGTGAGCTTCTGGGACTACGACTTCGCCCGGCTCTATCCCGACTTCGTGCTGACCAACTACATCGAGACGCTGGGCTCGGCGGTGACCTGGCGGACCTATCTCAACACGTTCAAATATGCCGCGATGGTGTGGGCGCTGACCCTCTTCATCGGCTTCTGGGTCGCCTATTTCCTCGCCTTCCACGTGCGCAGCCAGACCATGCAGATGGTGCTGTTCCTGGTCTGCACAGTGCCGTTCCTGACCTCCAATATCATCCGGATGATCTCTTGGATTCCGGTGCTCGGACGCAACGGGCTGGTCAACACGGCGCTCGTCGATCTCGGCATCGTGCCGGCCCCGGTCGAATGGCTGCTCTATTCCGATTTCGCCGTGGTGCTGGCCATGGTGCATCTCTACACGCTGTTCATGGTGACGCCGATCTTCAACACGTTGATGCGCATCGACCGTTCGCTCATCGAGGCGGCGCACGATGCCGGCGCCTCCAGCCTCCAGGTGCTCACCAACGTGATCCTGCCGCTGGCCAAGCCCGGCATGGCGATCGGCACGATCTTCGTCGTGACGCTGGTGATGGCCGACTTCATCACTGTCCAGGTGATGTCGGGCGGGCAGAGCGCCTCGGTCGCCCTGATGATGCGCAACCAGATGTCCTTGCTGCAATATCCGGCCGCCGCCGCCAATGCGGTGGTGCTGCTGGCCATCGTCCTCCTGCTCGTCGCCGCGATCCTGCGCGTCGTCGACATCCGCAAGGAGCTGTGA
- a CDS encoding PotD/PotF family extracellular solute-binding protein — MTTTPTSKTAAGTGGLSRRTLLKTGAAAAGLVAGSGAITGFPTIWAQNPITLRQFGTGVSNLNAIAEKCKEDLGITLEMTATDSDAAAQRAVTQPDSYDIADIEYWIAKKVFPAGVMQPMEVSRLKYYDKIVPLFIDGKLAPDSVIAQGTAPHTVGFVDGKDSTTFASAPTDWLTMVPTIYNADTLGIRPDLVGREITSWADIMDPAFKGKTSILNIPSIGIMDAAMIMEALGEIQYADKGNMTQEEIDKTIDFLIKAKKDGQFRAFWKSFDESVNLMASGEVVIQSMWSPAVAAVRSRGIPCVYQPLKEGYRAWGGGIGLAKHLSGAKLDAAYEYIDWYLSGWVGAYLNRQGYYSAAMETAKEYMSEDEWGFWVEGKPAQGDILSPDGKVMEKAGAVRDGGSFTERMGKVACWNSVMDEDRYMVRRWNEFIAA; from the coding sequence ATGACGACGACACCGACCAGCAAGACCGCCGCCGGTACCGGCGGGCTCTCCCGCCGCACGCTGCTGAAGACCGGCGCGGCCGCCGCCGGCCTTGTCGCGGGCAGCGGCGCCATCACCGGCTTCCCGACCATCTGGGCGCAGAACCCGATCACCCTGCGCCAGTTCGGCACCGGCGTATCGAACCTCAATGCCATCGCCGAGAAGTGCAAGGAAGACCTCGGCATCACGCTGGAAATGACGGCGACCGATTCCGATGCCGCCGCCCAGCGCGCCGTCACCCAGCCGGACAGCTACGACATCGCCGATATCGAGTACTGGATCGCCAAGAAGGTGTTCCCGGCCGGCGTCATGCAGCCGATGGAGGTCTCGCGGCTGAAGTATTACGACAAGATCGTGCCGCTGTTCATCGACGGCAAGCTGGCGCCGGACAGCGTCATCGCGCAAGGCACGGCGCCGCACACCGTCGGCTTCGTCGACGGCAAGGACTCCACCACCTTCGCCAGCGCTCCGACCGACTGGCTGACCATGGTGCCGACGATCTACAACGCCGACACGCTGGGCATCCGCCCCGATCTGGTCGGCCGCGAGATCACCAGCTGGGCCGACATCATGGACCCGGCCTTCAAGGGCAAGACCTCGATCCTCAACATCCCCTCCATCGGCATCATGGACGCGGCGATGATCATGGAGGCACTGGGCGAGATCCAGTATGCCGACAAGGGCAACATGACCCAGGAGGAGATCGACAAGACCATCGACTTCCTCATCAAGGCCAAGAAGGACGGCCAGTTCCGCGCCTTCTGGAAGTCGTTCGACGAGAGCGTCAACCTGATGGCCTCGGGCGAGGTGGTGATCCAGTCGATGTGGTCGCCCGCAGTCGCCGCCGTGCGCTCGCGCGGCATCCCCTGCGTCTATCAGCCCCTCAAGGAAGGCTACCGCGCCTGGGGCGGCGGCATCGGCCTTGCCAAGCACCTATCGGGCGCCAAGCTCGACGCGGCCTACGAATATATCGACTGGTACCTGTCCGGCTGGGTCGGCGCCTATCTCAACCGCCAAGGCTACTACTCCGCCGCCATGGAGACGGCGAAGGAGTACATGTCCGAGGACGAGTGGGGCTTCTGGGTCGAGGGCAAGCCGGCGCAGGGCGACATCCTGTCGCCGGACGGCAAGGTTATGGAAAAGGCCGGTGCCGTACGCGACGGCGGCTCCTTCACTGAGCGCATGGGCAAGGTCGCCTGCTGGAACTCGGTCATGGACGAGGACCGCTACATGGTCCGCCGCTGGAACGAGTTCATCGCCGCCTGA
- a CDS encoding ABC transporter ATP-binding protein — translation MSKAAAIDIASVTKVYGSTTAVHAISLKIPAGSYCCLLGPSGCGKSTTLRMIAGHESISGGDVRLGNQVVTDLPPARRGTSMMFQSYALFPHLDVTDNVAFSLKMKGVAREERRRRALEMLQLVHMEPYASRRPAQLSGGQQQRVALARALITDPQALLLDEPLSALDPFLKVKMRAELKRLQASLGITFVHVTHSQEEAMALADVIVVMNAGRIEQAAPPRDVFERPATAFVARFMGDHNVISGRLAGRDERGVSIAPAGGGLFSAIGAPHDADAPIDIAVRTDRVRIGPASAPGLGFTGVVENVEYRGSSVKLTVAGAGVDDFTAIVSDTDFFAAPVKVGDAAPLAWNREDAIVLGRLAS, via the coding sequence ATGAGCAAGGCTGCCGCCATCGACATTGCCTCCGTCACCAAGGTCTACGGGTCGACCACGGCCGTGCATGCGATCAGCCTGAAGATCCCGGCCGGCAGCTATTGCTGCCTGCTGGGGCCGTCGGGCTGCGGCAAGAGCACGACGCTGCGGATGATCGCAGGCCACGAAAGCATCTCAGGAGGCGATGTGCGGCTCGGCAACCAGGTGGTGACCGACCTGCCGCCGGCGCGGCGCGGCACCTCGATGATGTTCCAGTCCTACGCGCTGTTTCCGCATCTCGACGTCACCGACAATGTCGCCTTCAGCCTGAAGATGAAGGGCGTGGCCAGGGAAGAGCGGCGGCGGCGTGCGCTGGAGATGCTGCAGCTGGTGCATATGGAGCCCTACGCCTCGCGCCGGCCGGCGCAGCTGTCGGGCGGCCAGCAGCAGCGTGTGGCGCTCGCCCGTGCCTTGATCACCGATCCGCAAGCCTTGCTGCTCGACGAGCCGCTGTCGGCGCTCGACCCGTTCCTGAAGGTGAAGATGCGCGCCGAGCTGAAGCGGCTGCAGGCCTCGCTCGGCATCACCTTCGTGCATGTCACCCACTCGCAGGAAGAGGCGATGGCGCTCGCCGACGTGATCGTCGTGATGAATGCCGGGCGGATCGAGCAGGCGGCCCCGCCGCGTGACGTGTTCGAGCGGCCCGCCACTGCCTTCGTCGCCCGCTTCATGGGCGATCACAATGTCATTTCCGGGCGCCTTGCGGGCCGTGACGAGCGCGGCGTCAGCATCGCCCCGGCGGGCGGCGGGCTGTTTTCCGCCATAGGCGCGCCGCACGACGCGGACGCGCCCATCGACATTGCCGTGCGCACCGACCGGGTGCGGATCGGCCCGGCCTCGGCGCCTGGCCTCGGCTTCACCGGCGTCGTCGAGAACGTCGAATATCGCGGCTCGTCGGTGAAGCTCACCGTCGCCGGAGCCGGCGTGGACGACTTCACAGCAATCGTCAGCGACACCGATTTCTTCGCCGCGCCCGTGAAGGTCGGCGATGCGGCGCCGCTCGCGTGGAACCGGGAGGACGCCATCGTCCTCGGCCGTCTCGCTTCCTGA
- a CDS encoding GntR family transcriptional regulator — MTAHDHAAAGGQLSDDRAGAIRDRLRLAIVGRKLAPGTKLSEAEVGALFDVSRTVVRAALQMLAFEGLVRSERNRGAFVANPSPDEARQIFASRRLIEPGIAREACARVDAATLERFAALIAEEASQIAAAGPQARQAEIKASGDFHLLLAEVAGNAILHRFMEELVARSSLVIALYGRSDASSCAHAEHRGILDALAAGDADRLARLVGEHIDHIEADLDLAPQGRAPALKDALGL, encoded by the coding sequence ATGACCGCTCACGATCATGCCGCCGCCGGCGGCCAGCTCTCCGACGACCGCGCCGGTGCGATCCGCGACCGGCTGCGCCTGGCCATTGTCGGGCGCAAGCTGGCACCCGGCACCAAGCTGTCGGAGGCCGAGGTCGGCGCCCTGTTCGACGTCAGCCGCACGGTCGTGCGCGCGGCGCTGCAGATGCTGGCCTTCGAGGGGCTGGTGCGCAGCGAGCGCAATCGTGGCGCCTTCGTCGCCAATCCCTCGCCCGACGAGGCGCGGCAGATCTTCGCCTCCCGCCGCCTGATCGAGCCGGGCATCGCCCGCGAGGCCTGCGCCCGCGTCGATGCGGCCACGCTGGAGCGTTTCGCCGCGCTGATCGCCGAGGAAGCGAGCCAGATCGCCGCTGCCGGACCGCAGGCGCGCCAGGCGGAGATCAAGGCATCCGGAGATTTCCACCTGCTGCTGGCCGAGGTGGCGGGCAACGCCATCCTGCACCGCTTCATGGAGGAGCTGGTGGCCCGCTCCTCGCTGGTGATTGCGCTGTACGGGCGCTCGGATGCTTCCAGCTGCGCCCATGCCGAGCATCGCGGCATCCTCGACGCGCTGGCCGCGGGCGATGCGGACCGGCTCGCCCGGCTGGTCGGCGAACATATCGACCATATCGAGGCCGATCTCGACCTTGCCCCGCAGGGGCGGGCGCCGGCGCTGAAGGATGCGCTCGGTCTCTAG
- a CDS encoding cyclopropane-fatty-acyl-phospholipid synthase family protein, with protein sequence MIFLRILRTILRRGSLAVIDRTGRRHLLGDGSEPVATVRLSPQASDWQLVRNPVLGIGEAYMDGSLSVDDGRLYEFLDLLARNYGTEASHPWMSLLERATARLKQSNPMGRARRNVAHHYDLSPALYDLFLDSDRQYSCAYFRSPDDTLEEAQLNKKRHIAAKLMLDRPGLKVLDIGSGWGGLALYLAEEHGAEVTGVTLSEEQYAHASARAARSPAGERVSFHLKDYREQQGPFDRIVSVGMFEHVGKRHYLEYFSKLRELLAEDGVALIHAIGYSDVPAPINPFIRKYIFPGADLPAMSEVFTEVEKTGLYATDVEILRLHYAETLRHWRERFLARSDEVLKIYDARFLRMWEFYLALCEVGFRRRTNMVFQLQLAKRIDTVPITRDYMFEAERAAEARETKPKT encoded by the coding sequence ATGATCTTCCTGCGCATCCTTCGCACCATCCTTCGCCGCGGCAGCCTTGCCGTGATCGACAGGACCGGCCGCCGCCATCTTCTCGGTGACGGCTCGGAGCCGGTCGCAACCGTCCGCCTGTCGCCGCAGGCCTCCGACTGGCAGTTGGTCCGCAACCCGGTGCTCGGCATCGGCGAAGCCTATATGGACGGCAGCCTGTCGGTCGACGACGGCAGGCTGTACGAGTTTCTCGACCTGCTTGCCCGCAACTACGGTACCGAGGCCAGCCATCCCTGGATGTCGCTGCTGGAGCGCGCCACCGCCCGGCTGAAACAGTCCAATCCGATGGGGCGGGCCCGGCGCAACGTCGCCCATCACTACGACCTGTCGCCGGCACTCTACGATCTCTTTCTCGACAGCGACCGCCAGTATTCCTGCGCCTATTTCCGCTCGCCCGACGACACGCTGGAAGAGGCGCAGCTCAACAAGAAGCGGCATATCGCGGCCAAGCTGATGCTCGACCGGCCGGGCCTGAAGGTCCTCGACATCGGCTCGGGCTGGGGCGGGCTGGCGCTCTACCTTGCCGAGGAGCACGGCGCCGAGGTGACCGGCGTGACGCTGAGCGAGGAGCAGTATGCCCACGCAAGCGCACGCGCTGCCCGCTCGCCGGCTGGCGAGCGGGTCTCGTTTCACCTCAAGGACTACCGCGAGCAGCAGGGCCCGTTCGACCGGATCGTCTCGGTCGGCATGTTCGAGCATGTCGGCAAGCGGCATTACCTGGAATACTTCTCCAAGCTGCGCGAGCTGCTTGCCGAGGACGGCGTCGCGCTGATCCACGCCATCGGCTATTCGGACGTGCCTGCTCCGATCAACCCTTTCATCCGCAAGTACATTTTTCCCGGCGCCGACCTGCCGGCGATGTCGGAAGTGTTCACCGAAGTGGAGAAGACCGGGCTGTATGCCACCGATGTCGAGATCCTGCGGCTGCACTATGCGGAGACGCTGCGCCACTGGCGTGAGCGGTTCCTCGCCCGCAGCGACGAGGTTCTGAAGATCTACGACGCGCGTTTCCTCAGGATGTGGGAATTCTATCTGGCGCTGTGCGAGGTCGGCTTCCGGCGGCGCACCAACATGGTGTTCCAGCTGCAGCTGGCAAAGCGGATCGACACGGTGCCGATCACCCGGGACTACATGTTCGAGGCGGAGCGGGCGGCCGAGGCGCGCGAGACGAAACCGAAGACCTAG